The DNA sequence ACATGGTTAGGTGCACCATTTGTACCTCTCCTTCAGTTAATGCAAGTGCCAGAGGCAGCAGCTGCAGCAGAAACGTTAGTCGTTGGATTTGCGGATATGCTTTTACCTGCCATTTTTGCAGGAGATATTAGCAGCGAAATGACGAGATTTATTATCGCTTCTGTTTCTGTCACACAATTAATCTATTTATCTGAAGTCGGGGGTGTATTACTAGGCTCTAAAATTCCAGTTAAATTTAGAGATTTAGTATTTATCTTCTTATTACGTACGATTATCACACTACCAATTATTACTCTTATTGCACATATCATTTTTTAATGACGACGACAAGGATGACTCAAAGGTAAATCTACCTTTTAAGTCATCCTTTTTTTTGGGGAAAAATAGTTTGTTATTCACATTAGGAGATTTTGATTCCTTGAAACGGAACGCTAAACAACTATTACCTCTGCCATAACTATTATTGAAACAACACACCTGCACGGGCCAAAAGCTTCATCGTCATTTAGTATTTTATGTCAAGATAAGGTAATAAGGCCGTTCCTGTACAGTAGTTATTCTGTTCTCTTCATTCACTGCAAAAACTCTTTCTATCTACCAAACACTAAGTTCGACATCGACCTTCTATGCATAGGATTTTGCGGATCAACACCACAGTTCATTAACCATCTTGCTGCATAGTCTCTCGTTTCTGGTGTAATGTGAACTTGACAGCATCGCGCAAGTTCATCAACTAAGCCATATGCTCCTTCTGGCGTTCGCAACGTATGGAAGGAACAACTACGTAGTGCTTTATATACTCGGCATGCACATCTCGGATCAGCGATTCGCTTTCGAAATATACTCATTAAATATGGGTCTACATGTCCCATACATCTCACCTCCTTATTTTGCATACTATGGTGCAACGTATATTCTAGTAACGGCGTGTCTCTTGTAGACGACTCATTTCATATATTTTTTCCTGAAATGGGCAATTGCAAGTAGTGGCCAAATAGAGTTGTAGCTATGGTAGGTTAAATAAAAGTTTCCTGGAAGTCCTCCCCCAGTAGGGTAAGTAAAGTTTCCCTTTCGTTCCATAAGATGTTCAATACCACGGCGTATCGTTTCATTCGGTTCATCACAAATTGCGATAAGGGTATCTAATGCCCAAGCCGTTTGAGACGGAGTACTCCACGATAAAGGGACGTACTTCTTGTGAACATCACTAGAACAAGACTCCCCCCATCCACCATCTTTATTTTGTATCGATAAAAGCCACTTTTTCGCCTTTTGAATTGCTGGATCGTTTTCACTTACACCTACTGATAATAGTCCTGTGACGGCCGCCCACGTTCCATAAATGTAACAAACGCCCCAACGCCCATACCAAGAGCCATCCTTTTCTTGATTCTTTAATAGCCATTGTACTGCCTTTTTTATTTTAGGGTGATTAATCGTCATTTTTACATTGTTACCTAAAAACTGAACGACCCTACCGGTTAAATCAGCAGTCGATATATCAATAGCCGTATCACTAATGTTTTCAATCGGTAAGTGCTTTACAAAGTGGTTACGTCGATTTTTGTTAAAGGATGCCCAGCCACCATCTTTATTTTGCATATTTAAAAGCCACTTTAGGCCGTTATACCAGCATTCTCTGTAAGTGCTGTCCTTATCGGCTAATGATTGAAGCGCTCTTAAACACGCTTGTGTATCATCAACATCAGGGTAAAAGGAATTATTTTGTGAAAAACCCCATGCGCCATTCTCGTTCGTTTTTTGTTGTTGACGAAGTATAAATTCTCCGCCTTTTTTTACATGTTCGTCCTCTATTGCAAATCCCGATTCTTGAAGCACATATAATAGTAATGACGTATCCCACACGACAGATTCAGCATTTTCCATATGTGTCTTTCCGTTTATTTGAACGGTTAGCTTCTGCAATCCATGAATGGCATGTCGAATAATCGGAGAGTCACTTCGATACCCTAACGCTAGTAAGCTATATATCATCATACATGTAGCAGTAGCATAGCTTCCTGCTGTTCCGTCCGCCTCTAACCTCTCAAGAATATATTTTTCTGCACGTAAATTAGCTGCATTATTTATTCGTGAAAAATGAAATCGTCTTTTTTTACCATTGCGCTGCTTTTTCAGCCTTTTCCTTACTTTCGATTCCATAATTAAATCGTCTATATACGGTGTATTCGGTGTTCTAATCGAAAACTGTTTACTAGCTAAAATAAAGACAGATGCAAAGTGAATTTTTACGTAGCTTGTCATGTTATGAAAGCTAATTGGGATATGTGAAGGCATGAATAGCAGCCATGTTGGTAGAGGAAAAATAGTTGGCCATGGATATAAATCATTCAGTGCTAAGAAAAACTTTGTTGATACGTGAGCTGCTTTTAAACCACCATTTCTATAAATAAACCTTTTTGCCTTTACTAGTCTTTCATCGTGTTCATCTATCTTTCTAGAAAATAATAACGCTGTATACGCCTCTATCGTCGCTGAAATATTTCCGTCTTTTTCGTCTTCATAAAGCTTCCAAGCGCCATTGTTTGCTTGCGTATATAATAGGCGATCTACAAGTTGCTTTATCAAGTGCTCATGCCTAGTGTCTATTAGTTTTAGCAATACAATCATATATGCATCTGTAAGAGGTCCACTTTCGCAAGGAAACTTCCACTGTCCATCATTCAATTGTTTCACTCGTACATCTTCAATTAATTGTTGTTGAAAGTTTGTTAGCTTGTCACGTATTTCCATTGATAACTCCCTCTCTAATAAGGGTCACATAATAAGAAGAAAAACGTAAATACAGCTTCACTGTTATTAACGTTTTTTCTTTAAAGTTGGCAACGTACCCTGCAGGATCTCTAGCTAATGCTATTTCGTAATCATGAACATTAGCCTTTAACAATGCCTCATCACTAAAAAGTATAAATCTAGTGCCCTCTCCTCTATCGTATGGAATCAAAAAACAGTTTGTCACTAATTGCTCGTAATACGTGGCAGCTAACTATTAAGTATTGTAAATTGTTCTATGTTTTTACATTTACTATAATGGAGGAGAGGTGACAAGCATGCGTAATAAACAAGACATTCGTGAAGATATATGGAAAAAGATGATGGAAGAAAAGGTAGGAAGATTTCCATTTCCTTTGAAGGGGAGAATTCCAAATTTTAAAGGGGCAGAGAAAGCAGCACAATTTGTATTTGAGATGGAGGAGTACAAACAGGCAAAGGTCGTCAAGGTGAATCCAGATTCTCCACAACTGCCTATTCGAGCACAAGTTATAAAGGATGGAAAAATACTTTTAGTTCCTACACCACGATTAAAGGATGGCTTTATTTTTGTCGATCCAGCAAATGTTCCACCGGGAGAGGAAAAGAAAGCTTCGAGCTTAAAAAATATTCATCAATATGGGAAAGTGATTCCTCTCTCTCAACTGCCTGAGATCGATTTGTTCTTCGCTGGCTCCGTCGCATTACATCACGATGGACGTAGAATCGGTAAAGGGGAAGGTTATGCAGATAGAGAATATGCTATTTTGCGAGAGCTTGGTAACCGTGAGATCCCCGTTATTGGTACGGCTCATTCCGTACAAATTGTATCTGAAGATATGCCTAAGGATGAGTACGATTTAACATGTGATTGGATTGCTACAGAAAATGAACTCATAAAGACAAATTCTCCATACGAAAAGCCAAAGGGTATTATATGGTCAGAAGTGACCGATGAAGAAATGAATGAAATGCCTGTTTTAAGGGAGATTTGGGATATGACAAAAGGTTAGTAGTATAGGAATAGCGGAGCCCACTCGTGAAGTGGTGGCTCCGCTTTTTCTAGTTTTGTTACACAATTTTGTTAGTTTCTCCGATTCTTTTCCTTTTTCCGCTGTCTATCTGCGAGCTTTGCCTTTTCTACGGCCTTTTTCTCTATATAATCCTGCTCCTTTTGCAGCTTTAAATAGCTATTGTAGCGATGTCTATCTAGCGTCCCTTCCATGATAGCAGATTGAATCGCACATCTCGGCTCATGCTCGTGCTTACAATCCCTAAAATGACAAGCTAATGACATTGATTGTATATCATCAAAACTTTGCTTTAGTCCTTCCTCTGATTCCCAAAGCTGTATCTCTCTCATTCCAGGCGTATCAATTAATACACCGCCCTCTTGGAGGAGAAATAGCTCTCTATGTGTTGTCGTATGCCTTCCTCTTGCGTCATCTTCTCTTATACCTTGAACTGCTTGCACTTCTCTTCCTAGAAGCGCATTGATGATCGTTGATTTCCCGACACCTGACGAACCAATGAGTGCCGCACTTTTTCCTTTTTTCATGTACGTTGAAATGCGTTCCATACCATCATCATATAAAGCACTAATGACATGAACTGGAACGCCGAAAGATACTCCTTCTACTTCAGCAACCTTTTTTTCAACATCATGACACAAGTCTGCCTTGCTCAAAATAACTACTGGGCTTGCTCCACTTTCCCAGGCTAGCGTTAAATAGCGTTCTAATCTGCGTACGTTATAATCATTATTTAGAGCCATGACAATAAATAATGTGTCCACGTTGGCAGCGACAATTTGCTCATCTGTTTTTAAACCAGCTGCTTTTCGTGAAAAACGACTTTTTCTTTTAAGTATATGGTGAATCCTTCCTTTTCGCTCAGACGGAAATAACTCTACTAATACCCAATCCCCAACCGCTGGATACTCCTCACGTTCTATAGCACGATATCTAAAACTGCCTGTTACTTCACATGAAATCACGCCTACATTCGTATAAACACGATACATCCCTTTATGCTCTTCCGTCACTCGACCAGGATTTAGTGTCTCTCGTGACGATATGTCATTCATTTTTTGTTCCCACTCTTTATTCCAACCATATTGTTCTAATGTCAAGGATTATTCCTCCAAAATAATTATAGTCTTGCAAAAATAAAAAGACTAAAAACGAGCTTGCTGAAGCCCGCTTTTAGCCTTTTCTAAGTTTTATACTTGATCCTTAAAAAACCACGGACTACCAGCCCATGGTTCTACAATTATTTAAGAGTTCACTAAAAAACATCGAACAATCTATTAAACGACGAATTCCTCCATGGGCTGTGCATATACAATTAACTGAGTTAATTCTCTATTCATTACTTTTCGCATAACACAACACCCCCTTTATAATAACCATAACATCTTTTCAATTTAACATAATTGTATAATAATGATTACTCGAATCCGCTAATGGCGGGCGCTTTCCGCGGGCACGGCCTCAGCCTCCTCGACGCAAAAAACGCGTCTGCGGGGTCTTCAGCTCGCGCTGTTCCCGCTGGAGTCGCCACCATTCACTCCTTCGAGTATAGTTTCTGAGATAAAATAATCTCCTACCTTAATCTATAATGAAATCATTAAATCTTATGTCTAAATTAAAATTAATTTTTGTAGGCTTTATTTGGTATTATATGGTTAAATAAAACATTTGTAAATAATTTTTTTCACATGAATGAATGAATTTCATAATTATTGAGCCTTACTTGTCAAGTGTTTTAAAAGCATGAAAAAATGATTAGCTCTATTCAGTATCAGTATAATTACTACACTTTATGCAATGTATTGTTGATTGAAACGAAAGGATACGAGACGCCTGCGACGAGCGTTACATCACGATTAAGCTTCGAGTTGTCTCGACGGATGCAGCTTCAGAGCGAAACTGGCAGAGGAAGAGACAAGCGAGTAGCCTGAAGTGAAAATCAACAACAAAGTTAAGTTAACAGGAATTTTTTAATGAGATGCAATTGATTCACATGATTACTTTTTTACAGCTATCACTTCAATTTCAACTAGCGCGTCTTTAGGAAGGCGTGCTACTTCCACTGCACTTCTTGCTGGAAATGGTTGTTCAAATTGCTCAGCATAAATTTCATTTACTTGTACGAAGTCATCCATATTTTTCATAAAAACTGTCGCTTTTACTACATCATTCATCGTACAACCGGCAGCTTCTAGCACCGCTTTTACATTACTGAAAACTTGTCGTGTTTGCGCGTCAAGTCCTTCCTGCATTTCTCCAGTTTCCGGATGTAAGCCAATTTGGCCAGAGGAGTATACAAAGTCTCCTGTAATTACTGCTTGTGAATAAGGTCCAATAGCCCCTGGTGCTGCTTTTGTTTGAACAATTTGTTTTGTCATGTTTTATTCCCTCTTTCCGATTTATTTTGTTAAAACACCTAATTTTAAAGTGTTAAACAGCTGCTCACGTTTTTTTAATTCTGTATGCGCCTGTTGTAATGTTATCTTTTGAAACGTTAACGTTTGTCCTGGTAGCTTTTGAGCTACCTTCCAAAGATCTACACTAATGACAGATGCGATTTTAGGATAGCCACCTGATGTTTGGCTATCGGCCATTAATATAATTGGATTTTTATCACCTGGAACTTGAATAGATCCCTTCGTTACTCCATCTGTAATCATCTCTCGTTCCGACTTATGCTCAATTGCTTCTCCCTCTATGCGGTAGCCCATTCTATCTGATTGCGACGAGATTTTAAAGGTTGAAGAGTAAAATCGTGCGATTGCTTCTTGTGTAAACATGTTGTCTTGTGGACCAGGAATTACTCTAATTCGGCTATTTGTTTCTATATTTGGGATAATAGTGGAGGAAATACTTCTCTCGTACTTTATATTGCCATAAACCTCGTTGGCACACAAAACATCCTTTTCCTTTAGAGGACCTCCATGAATGCCACCTATTTTCGCTTTTTCAT is a window from the Evansella cellulosilytica DSM 2522 genome containing:
- a CDS encoding biotin-dependent carboxyltransferase family protein, which codes for MMNVFEVIEPGLHTTIQDLGREGYKRFGIVTSGAMDDLSFQIGNLLLGNDRNAAGLEMTMLGPSLHVLNDTHIVITGANLSPMIDDKPIRMWKTVKLHKGEKLHFGKPIEGARAYLLVAGGIDAPIMMGSKSTYEKAKIGGIHGGPLKEKDVLCANEVYGNIKYERSISSTIIPNIETNSRIRVIPGPQDNMFTQEAIARFYSSTFKISSQSDRMGYRIEGEAIEHKSEREMITDGVTKGSIQVPGDKNPIILMADSQTSGGYPKIASVISVDLWKVAQKLPGQTLTFQKITLQQAHTELKKREQLFNTLKLGVLTK
- the rsgA gene encoding ribosome small subunit-dependent GTPase A; translated protein: MTLEQYGWNKEWEQKMNDISSRETLNPGRVTEEHKGMYRVYTNVGVISCEVTGSFRYRAIEREEYPAVGDWVLVELFPSERKGRIHHILKRKSRFSRKAAGLKTDEQIVAANVDTLFIVMALNNDYNVRRLERYLTLAWESGASPVVILSKADLCHDVEKKVAEVEGVSFGVPVHVISALYDDGMERISTYMKKGKSAALIGSSGVGKSTIINALLGREVQAVQGIREDDARGRHTTTHRELFLLQEGGVLIDTPGMREIQLWESEEGLKQSFDDIQSMSLACHFRDCKHEHEPRCAIQSAIMEGTLDRHRYNSYLKLQKEQDYIEKKAVEKAKLADRQRKKEKNRRN
- a CDS encoding terpene cyclase/mutase family protein; the protein is MEIRDKLTNFQQQLIEDVRVKQLNDGQWKFPCESGPLTDAYMIVLLKLIDTRHEHLIKQLVDRLLYTQANNGAWKLYEDEKDGNISATIEAYTALLFSRKIDEHDERLVKAKRFIYRNGGLKAAHVSTKFFLALNDLYPWPTIFPLPTWLLFMPSHIPISFHNMTSYVKIHFASVFILASKQFSIRTPNTPYIDDLIMESKVRKRLKKQRNGKKRRFHFSRINNAANLRAEKYILERLEADGTAGSYATATCMMIYSLLALGYRSDSPIIRHAIHGLQKLTVQINGKTHMENAESVVWDTSLLLYVLQESGFAIEDEHVKKGGEFILRQQQKTNENGAWGFSQNNSFYPDVDDTQACLRALQSLADKDSTYRECWYNGLKWLLNMQNKDGGWASFNKNRRNHFVKHLPIENISDTAIDISTADLTGRVVQFLGNNVKMTINHPKIKKAVQWLLKNQEKDGSWYGRWGVCYIYGTWAAVTGLLSVGVSENDPAIQKAKKWLLSIQNKDGGWGESCSSDVHKKYVPLSWSTPSQTAWALDTLIAICDEPNETIRRGIEHLMERKGNFTYPTGGGLPGNFYLTYHSYNSIWPLLAIAHFRKKYMK
- a CDS encoding RidA family protein; translated protein: MTKQIVQTKAAPGAIGPYSQAVITGDFVYSSGQIGLHPETGEMQEGLDAQTRQVFSNVKAVLEAAGCTMNDVVKATVFMKNMDDFVQVNEIYAEQFEQPFPARSAVEVARLPKDALVEIEVIAVKK
- a CDS encoding 5-formyltetrahydrofolate cyclo-ligase, which gives rise to MRNKQDIREDIWKKMMEEKVGRFPFPLKGRIPNFKGAEKAAQFVFEMEEYKQAKVVKVNPDSPQLPIRAQVIKDGKILLVPTPRLKDGFIFVDPANVPPGEEKKASSLKNIHQYGKVIPLSQLPEIDLFFAGSVALHHDGRRIGKGEGYADREYAILRELGNREIPVIGTAHSVQIVSEDMPKDEYDLTCDWIATENELIKTNSPYEKPKGIIWSEVTDEEMNEMPVLREIWDMTKG